Genomic window (Leptospira andrefontaineae):
TAATCCGAGATATTGATAAAGGCAAAGGTGAGATCATCCGAGTCGAAATTTCAGAATTTAAAGGAAATAAATATCTGAACTTAAGAATTTGGTACACGGACAGTGAAGGTGAATACAAACCCACTCAGAAAGGGATCGCTATTCCTGTAGGATTATACTCAGAAGTAAAGGATGCAATACTAGCGGCGGAAAGCTCTTTAAGCTAAACCGCCTTACTTTCTATCCAGGCCTTTAGTAAA
Coding sequences:
- a CDS encoding transcriptional coactivator p15/PC4 family protein — translated: MSVIRDIDKGKGEIIRVEISEFKGNKYLNLRIWYTDSEGEYKPTQKGIAIPVGLYSEVKDAILAAESSLS